In the genome of Sardina pilchardus chromosome 14, fSarPil1.1, whole genome shotgun sequence, the window TCCTGACCTTGTTGAGAATGAACCTGCTCTGAGATGTACTtgaccacacaggcacactggtATCTTGTACACGTGTTCCCTAAGTAAGCCACCAGTCAAACATAAAAGTAACATTGTGCACAACAAACGTTCGATTGTCTTGAATTTGGGATCTAGAGTAGGTCAACTCTACATTTGTATTAGATGAgcccagtgagtgagtgaggtaaTATGGGAATACTTTGAGAATGGAATGTGTTGTAACTCACTACTGTACAACTGTGCATTGTCTGAAAGGTCCTTGCTTAAAATTTAAAAAGATGTATTTAATGGTATAAATATATGTGGGTGTAGCTCtcattaaatatttaaacactattttggtctctctttctatgtctATGTTTGAACATCACAAGTTATAACATCCTAAATAGGTCAAATGTAAACTATTGTAATGAAACTTGCAACAATTAATGGTGGTGTAAACATGCAGAAAATACATTTTTCTCATGTTTGCTTAACTATACGAAAATCGTCAGATCCATGGCAGGGCCgaattacagtagcctacaccttTTCAGAGTATGCGAGCCTGGTCTGGACTGGCGTGTTTGCAAATAACGAccagcaggggtcggcaatttgTTTTAGTGTCGACAAATCGGAAGTGAACAGTGCTGGACGAAGAAATCAACAAGGATGCAGCGAGAAAAAACCGGAAACTCCGGCAGCGGCGATAAGTATGAAAAAACCACATATTTAAAACGTTTTAACGTATATTACCATTATATATAGATACTATATCCTTTCATGCACAAAAGAGTGTAGGAACAATGGAAATCTGTCCGTTAATAATGACTCTATGCGTTGTTTTACCCAACTCCACTGTCCTACAGGCCCGAGCGGGATGTCGCCATCATGTCCAAATACTACGATGGGGTCGAATTTCCCTTCTGTGACGAGTTTTCAAAATATGAAAAGCTCGCAAAGATCGGCCAGGGCACGTTTGGGTACGTCTAaacacatgtttgtttgtttgtcatgaaCACAACATTTGGCTTTTTCTGTAGTTCCTTTGTTtagtggctctgatctggcctgCGCAGTAGTACAAAGCCTTGACGTATTCGgtaggctaacgttagcctgTGACTAAAGCTAGTCAGTGATGAAAGGATTAACGATAGGATTAGCCTGTCAGATCCAGTATGATGCATTAAACTAAATGCTCGATGTGCCTATTCCATTGACTCCGCTTAGAATGGAGTTAGCAAGTCATTTTGGTTTGTCAACAGCTTGTAAAGCACTATCCTACAAGGTAACAGTGTAACGTTATTGTGCTGCTAGTGTAACATAGCATGAGGAGTAGCATGTGAAATAAAAGAGATGAAATGTCGATTTATGCCATTTACCACAGTAACTCAACTGTTTTTTTCATGTCATCCATTGACGAACTAAGCATGCCCAATGACATCTCGCTGTTTGACTGTTTCCATATTGCGATCTAGGGAGGTGTTCAAAGCCAAACATAGACAGACTGGAAAAAAGGTGGCCTTGAAAAAAGTGCTCatggagaatgagaaagaaggGGTAAGACTATGCTGAACAGTATTACACATTGGGGTTCacattcataacacacacacacacacacacacacactcgctcatacAGGAGTAGCATCAGTCAGTATGAATGTGACAATGAGGATTGTGGTGAGGTCATTCCttattctgtttttctctgcaGTTCCCCATCACTGCTCTTCGAGAAATCAAGATCCTACAGCTCCTTAAACACGAGAATGTGGTGAACTTGATTGAGATCTGCCGAACAAAAGGTGAAATACTTAACATGTTCACCAGCTCTCAGTTCCTGAGGGTGTAGTCAGCATCTCCAATAATATGAAAATATTGCTCACTGAGGAGGTTTTTGACTGCTCTCCCTTACCATAGCCACTCAGTTCAACCGATACAAGGGCAGCATCTACTTGGTATTTGACTTCTGTGAGCACGACCTGGCCGGCTTGCTCAGCAACGCTAATGTGAAGTTCACCCTCGCCGAGATCAAGAAAGTGATGCAGATGTTGCTGAATGGACTTTACTACATCCACAGAAACAAGGTAAGAGATCATTTGGCATGGCTGTTTACTTAGTCATTTGTGTTCTGAACAGCAGAACACCATAATGTTTTGCACCACCTGCACTCTGTGGCACACTGGCACTTTACCTGAAGGTTTCACAAGCATTCATAGTCTGAAGCCCTGCCTTGAAATGAACAGTATTGTTTGGGAGTATCCTATCCTTTTCCCATACACTTGAGTGAATAAGATTATCTAAACATTGGCAAGTGGTGTCACATGAGTCTTGTGAAATAGTCTAAAGGTACCATCAGCAATTTTGTTGGTATTCACGTCCATTGATGTTGATATTTGAACCTGAGAGCAAACTCGCCAATCAACCTCTGTAAACGAACAGGCTGGAACTGTCTTGTTATGTTTGGGGTACAGGCTTGCTCGACTTTGTTTCCAGGTCACAGAGCTGCGTAGGAAGGTGTTTTTCTGCAGTGGAGATATTCgttgaatgtgacaaaaaaaaaaagtgttacagCTTAGACTTGCTGATGGTACCTTTGAGGCTTCTGCTGGGAATTGCATCAATATGAACTAGATCAGAAAAGGCCACTTTTCCCACAGTTTCCCACAATTTCCAGTGCATGCAAGCCATCTAATGGGTTAATGGGTCACTCTACTGATGAGAGCATTTGATGAATGACGTTGATTAAGGCAATGGAAAGGCATTAACACGAGAGAGTGTTCTGGAAGGTGGCCATGAAGGTGCCGGTCGGACGTGTTTTGATTGAGGCTGCATGTGGCTTAATTTGATTGGCCTCTTTCTTAGATCCTGCACCGGGACATGAAGGCGGCCAATGTGCTCATCACACGAGACGGTGTCCTTAAGCTGGCAGATTTTGGCCTGGCCAGAGCCTTCAGCTTAGCCAAGAACAGCCAGGGCAACCGCTATACCAACCGAGTGGTCACCCTGTGGTACCGGCCGCCTGAGCTACTTTTGGGTAAGCAGGATTTCAGCCGTCTGCTCATTGAATATAGGTTGACAGAGACTTGGTGCCAACAGAGTGGGCTGAGTTGTGTTGGTCCTGTATTAAACGGCTTCTATTTAGCCAttcattatttgtattattttaagAGCAGAAGTTACTTGCTGCTGCCTCTATTATCCTGCATATCAAATTTCAATACACTAATGTGCTTTCTGAAAGTTTACATCAATAAGGATGTACATAAGAATATCTATCCCTCAACAATAATTGTAGAATTTTCTGTAAGAGTTTGGTGCGTTTCCACCTGCTGAGAgccgtgtgtgatgtgtgcaggGGAGCGAGACTACGGCCCCCCCATTGACCTGTGGGGTGCTGGGTGCATCATGGCGGAGATGTGGACCAGGAGCCCCATCATGCAGGGCAACACGGAGCAGCACCAGCTCACGCTCATAAGCCAGCTGTGCGGATCCATCACGCCAGAGGTACTGTAACGCCACCGTCACGCAGCCTCATCTCCGTTTAGAGCTGCCTAACTATTGAGTTTTACTTCCTGTATTTGGACCATATGAAGAGTTCtattccaaaatgctatatccaccattttaattaaTGAATTTTCTTAAACtatatttttaatttatttttccaAATAATTTCAGAGCAACTGTagttgggttatgtttagttgatttatctttactcaatcaaaacaaaacaactgcatttgtaTTGATATAACATGAAATACAcgattaaataacatgactttgtaatgttttcaaaaatggatttaaagcgttttggaaaagagctctttatATACTTTTCCTTGATTGTTGTAGGTGGGACTATACCTATGGCACAGCTCGGCTTGTAAAGATCGGAATTGAATGTAATGTGTGATTGCACATGTATCCTGATATTGTTATCCTCATACTGTTttcattcatcccaaaggtctGGCCGGGTGTGGATAAGAAATATGAGCTGTATCAGAAGATGGAGCTGCCCAAGGGACAGAAGAGGAAGGTGAAGGACCGACTGAAGTTCTACGTCAAAGACCCCTACGCTCTGGATCTTATAGACAAACTCCTCGTCCTCGACCCCAATACGCGAGTAGACAGCGACGACGCCCTCAATCACGACTTCTTCTGGTCCGACCCCATGCCCTCTGACCTCAAGAACATGCTCTCTACGCACAACACGTCCATGTTCGAGTACCTGGCCCCGCCCCGGAGAAGAAGCCACATGCCCCAGCAGCCGGCCAATCAAAACAGAAACCCCACGACTACAAGTCAGACAGAGTTTGATCGGGTCTTCTGATTGGTCGTCTGGCACTTATAACGTACTGCTATCCCTGAAGAAAATCTCCACACTGTTGTGTTCCAGTTGGTTCCAACTGGGTGCATCCTAGACAAAAcctcaaagacaaaaaaatgtgaGCCCTTTATGTTTTTCCTCGCATTTAACTTGACCCATGTTGGTTCAGTGGGTGTAAGATATGTATTTTTCTGTGGGCCGCCGGGACCCTTCCTGACCCAGAGAGAGGTCTGTCGTAAATGTGTTTGAAGATCTCTGGACATGGTGACTCTTGGAACGAATGAGCCCAATAAGAGGCTTGCAGTCTACTCGGGAGGAGAGACCACAGGTGCAAAGTGTACAGTGGCAGGGTGCTACAGAAACATTATGTGACTAACCTAGCAGTGCTAAAGTCACAGGCCGTTGTGGTCTAGTCAAAACTTACattgcttgttgttgtttttttattttgtgtatgtttcttttgtgtttatttttatattgcTTTTAAAATGAAGATCAGAGTTGTTCTGGGTTTGTTTCTATGTGTATTTGGTACTTCTGAGTATAGTACACAACAATAAACCTCCAGATACAAATCTAAGGCTCCTggatcttctttttttttgctgaagaatTGCAACCAGTTAGTATAGTACCACCACCTTACAGTCACACTCAAGACAATTTCTGAGCAGTTTTTTACATGTTGATGACTGTAAAAAGTATGGACAGTGTACACTTAGTCTAACGCAAAGCCTATTAAAAGAAAAACCTCTAAAAAGGGGTTTACATTTACCCAAATACGATAGTTTAGAAACTATAGATATAGATAGTGGAGCTGGATGATTATCTGGAGTGCAGCCTCTGGCCCAGACTTTGCCAAAATGACTGACCCGTTTTGCTTTCATTGCTTCAGAACGTGAGTGCATAATGCCATACAGACatatacattgtttacatttattGTTGGATATACATTGACAAGCAAGCCTTGTGTTCTCACTCATCCTCAATTATTCACACTGTGCAGACCCTGCTCCCTGTCCTGCagctctttttgtgttgtgtcttgGTTGCTCTCTTCATAATCTGCCCTTCTAATCTGTGTCTTGCTGCCTACATCGTCCAAGTGTAGGTTTAGAAACGTACACTCCTCCCATGGACCCCCTGGGCCTTTTAGCGTTCTTGCTGGCTGCTGACTGACTTGCTCATCATGGCACTTAAGCTGCCTCCACTTCATGTCAAAggtaaattctctctctccaacatgtGAGCAGTGTACATACAcagcagccgtggtgtactggttagggcttgggcagccgtggtgtactggttagggcttcgggcttatGACTGGAAGgtcgccggttcgatccccgaccaatccaccacggctgaagtgcccttgagcaaggcacataacccctcactgctccccgagcgccgctggttgggcatggcagctcactgctctgggttagtgtgtgattcacctcactgtgtgtgtgctgtgttcactaatttggttaaattgggttaaatgcagagaaacgaatttccctcacgggatcaaaaaagtatacattctattctattctattctattctacactCACAGTGCACAGCACCCATTCTGTTCCTCCCATTCACAGACTAAACCAGTGGCATTTCTACCTGTTGCATATTCCAGTATGTGAGGCACTGATGTAGTTACCCAGAGCATAGGGGAGCCTGCCTCCTCCTGGGTGGCATTTAGTCAGCTAATGGCGTTGAGGAAAACGGAACGGCAGTTCACCCCTCATGGCATGCTGCTGATTTGGACGCTTTCCAAGTTTTATTCTGCAGATTATCTGCAGATTATCTGGATAACTGAAATTTCACAAAATACTACCAACAATTAGATTTCTAGCAGCAAAGTTCACTCCCCTGTCACTTTTCTGAAAGGATGAATTTGATATCACAGTTACAAAAGGGAAGATTCGTATTTGTTCTAGTCATCGTGGGATTCTCAGTACGAAACTTTGATGACCTTTTCGTTCTGACACATTTATTACTAGTTTATTTGAATTACTCACATAGGTTGGTAATATTTAGTAGTACCTTTCCTTTTTGAAAGTCAGTTTTGTTAACCTTGTCAGTATATGCTTCAGAGCTTTTATGCTTTCACTTCATTCAAGAGTGCACCCTTCCCTAGTGAATGTCCCATTAATGATGCAGATTAAAGTGGGTTGAAGATCAATGAGATTTCATCATGACCTATGCAGCAGgagaaatacattttgaatgCATCAACATGTTTTCAACTGATCTGTCACAGTATTCAGGTGTAACTCTTGTGAATCCTGATCATTAGTTAACTTCCTTACTGTTCAGTTGGATGTAAGTCCAAGATTTCCTTTCTCTGAAACCAATTGAGCGTTCCTTTTTTCTGGGAGAAGTCTTGTCATCAAGACAATGATCCAAAGCATTCAGCGTTTGGATCATTGTCTTGATGACAAGATTTCTCCTAGGAACAAATGACTCTATTCATCATTCCTTCAACTGTATCAAGTCAACAGTACTATGAGGCGAAAAATAGCCCCACCCCATGATGCCTCCACCTCCAAACCTCACTGTTGGCATGGTATTTTTAGGGTGAAGTACAGCCATCTATCCtccaaacatactgtagtgtgtagtTTGACATCCAAAAAGTAAAGTTTTGCTTTCGCCTGACCAGATTACATTCTCTCAGTATTTCATAGCTTGTCCAAATGTTGTGTAGCAAATTTCAAACGACCTTCAATATGTTTTAATTCAGTAATGCGGGGTGAGCGTGCATAGATGGCATGGCAGTGGAGTACATTGCCTATGATTTTCTCTGTAACAATTGTGCCTGCTGCCTCCAAGTCTTTCTGGAGCTTTCTCCGAGTGGTCCTTGGCTCTTGAGCTACTCCTCTGACTATCCTTCTGCCCTCCTGGTCAGAATCTTGAGGAGATTCTGTGCATAGCCAATTGATGATGCAGTGATGTTCCTAACAACTGGCAGATAATGGTCCCAATGCTGCTTACTGGAAGATTCTGAAGTTTTGAAATGCATCTGTAACCAGTTCCATtgatatgttttgcaacaataAGGTTGCTAGGGTTTTGGCTAAGCTCTTTGCTTttacccagagccatataaatgGCTCTGCTTTTACCCATTATCAAACTTGATAACGAAAACCCTTTTTATAGCCCGTACTAACCCAATTTATATCAATTTGCACAAATAATTACTCTCCAACTACGTATAGACTCGTTCCTTGCATTGGTGTACTCCCCCTTTTGCCcttttggtattatttgccctcaatagtgccttccaggcagcgctgccttcaaggcactactcccctcagtttaggggtaggatgagggttgagggggttaggggtagtgccttttaggctgtgctgcctggaaggtgccattgggggcaaaaaacaccattgagcactGCTTTTCCTTAGCATGTTCAATACTTTTTTCCTGTCATTCCACTTTATTACACATAACTCTACTTATGGACTTAAGTGTTtggatttgtttttaaatatgtgTGAAATAGCTGAGTTAAAGCTAATGTCTGGTGATAATTTCATGCAAATAGCTCACTGGAAGTATACTACTGAAAGAAgtgtaaggtgaccagatgtccgacaCCAAAACCGGGGAAATAGGGCCTACAGTAATCCCAAAaatggggacattttcagtttgactatcaatctgattgaaatacatacaagttttatcttcaaaaaacggggacacagatagtttttctgtattttcccggggacgggcaaccaaaaacagggactgtcccctgaaaccggggacgtctggtcaccctgaCTCCTTCTTATTTCCCACGCTGTACATAATGAGCTACAAAGCTGCTCACGTGATGACAGTGAATCTAAAACCTGCCCTGAACAAtaatacatttacagtacagtttAAGCATGAAGCTTTCTCAATCTAATGATCCTATTATGACACCTACTGGATGTCATCTAAGACAGCAATGGAAGTGTTGCTGCTTTAAGTCACTAAGACAATCCATCTATTTATATGATTTGAGGATGACCTGAAACCTCATGCTGTGAGTCCTGAGGTCATAAACCTGTGCGTACGTCCAATATATCCCATTTCTCGATTCTAGCGCGCTGTTCAAGTGGGCACTCAAAGTGGGAGTTGATTGGTTTTGCTGTACACACTCGTCCTCAGCTTGCACTGTCATCTCATCCCATTGAACTTAATCTCCTTATGGTTCTAAATGAGGCCACACTTCCTGCACTCCAGCCTTGATTTAGACTGACAGCAGCAACGCTCCAGGGTCGACGCGCTGCCTTTTGTTATCCTGTAAACGTAAACGGACCAGAGAGCCATGTCCGCATCATTTTGTTCCACGTGTAAAGGCCAAGGGTCTCTGGGAAAAAGGACCTTAAATAGAGAGGATCCCGTAATCTTTTCAAGAACAGTATTGCATAATATTTTCAGAGAAAAACACATGGAGCTTCAAAATGTAAAGATTTCAATTTTAGTTCTTGCACATAACAAAGTGACTGAATTATTATATGGACCTAAAAGTTAATGGTTTAATGTGGTCAAATCTTGACCCTGGCCTTGTCCTCTGTTAACAGCTGTTACCTGTTGGTTTCTTAATCAgttaattagtgtgcttgcaaaagcacactattgttatccgtgcgtttcatatacttatttatctcaagtccaacttttgtctccctatcttgtcctagggatttagagctagagacgccgttccacttctcacgcgtgggtcctgatgcgaggatggtggcttgtatacagctttttgatacggcatgtcgttctcccgttattccagtttttccggtcgattttttcccataggaatgaatggaaaagcgatttttgagcgctgatgcccacacatttttccacctgtagcccaaaccgtaagacataaaatcatgaaatttggtatgctgatagaggagactaccctgattgacaccaccaggtttcatgctcgccactctcacgctctagcgccaccaactggtcaaagattgaaaacacgttcatgcccgtaacttttgatccgtatggccgatttttataaaacttataccattggaatcctctgactcagctgattccaacgcactatgtgacgtcattttccgccgtgatggattttccaccattttgaattttgtccaaagtcaaagtaaagcaactctggccgcatagttcctccgatcgtcatgaaacttggcacgcatgatctacagaccaaggcggatcaaccgccttgatttcgccttcatacgtccaagcgttcgcctgtgacaaccaattaaattcagcgagcgaagccgccaaacaggaagtgtgcctatcttggaaatactgtgacgtatgaaagccatatttggtgggatgacttgagaccccatccaaagcaccctcaataaatttggtgttattcggtctgtcgatggctctataattagcaaaaacgtgtgtgttggcgaatgtatactattaagcagaatagctcatcttaaattgcttaggtcatgcagaaatgacatttcagagtgatttaagatacaatgttgatatttttaaaaaaaaatcaaatcgaggccattcttgtaaaacatattggtGTAATCCTCACAGCACGAGTCATTCCATGTATTTTCATACCTTCATTATGGAATGATAGTTGACCTCCACTGTTCAATTGGTCATTGGATGACATGGACtgtccgcaacggtacaatgtggGTGTGATTCTAGGAAGGTCCGCATcggggtgtctcatcctgagactggtagatctaagcaatgccatggccccgaggggcaagtacggacttacgcgcTGTTAGACATAtcgtgtgttcatttggtatatatactcgacaatcacacgatgtttcatactgacggtgtgttttcgATGAtctgtattgacctgagcattctgggtagacttcactcccaaattcggcgacataccggaagtagagcggtcgccctgtctgaggattttaagtttcgttttctgttgtgatgatgagcagacggctgtgcacaaaaaacatagataattaatttacccttagacaattcctgcagttatcctgagtaatccagccctttacattcagagatgcgatcattgacaaaaagtaagtttgatacatacatcgttaattcacactggtatgcaaga includes:
- the cdk9 gene encoding cyclin-dependent kinase 9 — translated: MQREKTGNSGSGDKPERDVAIMSKYYDGVEFPFCDEFSKYEKLAKIGQGTFGEVFKAKHRQTGKKVALKKVLMENEKEGFPITALREIKILQLLKHENVVNLIEICRTKATQFNRYKGSIYLVFDFCEHDLAGLLSNANVKFTLAEIKKVMQMLLNGLYYIHRNKILHRDMKAANVLITRDGVLKLADFGLARAFSLAKNSQGNRYTNRVVTLWYRPPELLLGERDYGPPIDLWGAGCIMAEMWTRSPIMQGNTEQHQLTLISQLCGSITPEVWPGVDKKYELYQKMELPKGQKRKVKDRLKFYVKDPYALDLIDKLLVLDPNTRVDSDDALNHDFFWSDPMPSDLKNMLSTHNTSMFEYLAPPRRRSHMPQQPANQNRNPTTTSQTEFDRVF